The proteins below are encoded in one region of Mycobacterium botniense:
- the coaE gene encoding dephospho-CoA kinase: protein MLRIGLTGGIGAGKSAVAVTFSERGAVVVDADVIAREVVEPGTEGLTALVGAFGTDILRPDGTLDRQVLAAKAFRDDATRATLNEIIHPLVAKRRAEIIATVPDDAVVVEDIPLLVESGMAPLFPLVVVVHADAELRVRRLVEQRGMAEDDARARIAAQASDEQRRAVADVWLDNSGSPDDLAQRAQKVWDHRILPFAHNLSAHRIARPATHLSPANPAWLQQAQRIIARIATACGAKALRIDHIGSTAVPGLDARDAIDIQVTVESLAVADELAAQLLPAGYVRIEDMTEDPAKADARSTVEAYDHNSDPRLWHKRTHASADPGRPTYVHIRVDGWPNQQFALLFTDWLRANPEVRAEYLAIKRTAVQASGGMMGRYVAVKELWFADVYGRAWDWADAVSWEPS from the coding sequence ATGCTGCGGATCGGGCTGACTGGTGGTATCGGAGCCGGAAAGTCGGCGGTAGCGGTTACCTTCTCCGAACGCGGCGCGGTGGTTGTCGACGCAGACGTCATCGCGCGCGAGGTTGTCGAGCCCGGCACCGAAGGATTGACAGCGCTCGTCGGTGCGTTCGGCACCGACATTTTACGGCCAGATGGGACGCTGGATCGTCAAGTATTGGCTGCCAAGGCTTTCCGTGACGACGCAACCCGCGCCACTCTCAACGAGATCATTCATCCGTTGGTCGCCAAGCGTCGCGCGGAAATTATCGCGACGGTGCCCGACGACGCGGTTGTCGTCGAAGACATCCCGCTGCTGGTGGAATCGGGTATGGCTCCGTTGTTTCCGCTCGTTGTTGTGGTGCACGCTGACGCCGAACTGCGTGTGCGGCGACTGGTCGAGCAGCGGGGCATGGCCGAAGATGACGCGCGCGCTCGTATCGCCGCGCAGGCCAGCGACGAACAGCGGCGCGCCGTTGCCGACGTGTGGCTGGACAACTCGGGCAGCCCGGACGATTTGGCGCAGCGGGCCCAAAAGGTGTGGGATCACCGGATACTGCCGTTTGCGCACAATCTGAGCGCGCATCGTATTGCCCGCCCCGCGACACACCTGTCGCCGGCCAACCCGGCCTGGCTGCAGCAGGCGCAGCGTATCATCGCCCGGATAGCGACAGCGTGCGGCGCAAAAGCGTTACGAATCGACCACATCGGATCAACCGCGGTGCCGGGGCTGGATGCCAGGGATGCCATCGACATCCAGGTCACCGTCGAGTCGCTGGCCGTTGCTGACGAACTCGCCGCGCAGTTGCTGCCCGCCGGGTACGTCCGCATCGAAGATATGACTGAAGACCCCGCCAAGGCCGATGCCCGCAGCACCGTTGAAGCCTATGACCACAATAGCGATCCGAGATTGTGGCACAAGCGAACTCACGCGTCAGCAGATCCCGGCCGTCCAACCTATGTTCATATTCGAGTTGACGGCTGGCCCAACCAGCAGTTCGCCCTGCTGTTCACGGACTGGTTGAGGGCCAATCCCGAAGTACGAGCTGAGTATCTGGCCATCAAGCGGACAGCGGTGCAGGCCTCGGGCGGGATGATGGGCCGCTACGTCGCCGTCAAGGAACTATGGTTCGCCGACGTGTACGGCCGGGCGTGGGACTGGGCCGATGCGGTGAGCTGGGAGCCGTCGTGA
- the polA gene encoding DNA polymerase I: MSATGVSDADGPTASTGKPTLMLLDGNSLAFRAFYALPAENFKTAGGLTTNAVYGFTAMLINLLRDESPTHVAAAFDVSRQTFRSDRYPAYKANRISAPDEFAGQIDITKDVLAALGITVLAEPGFEADDIIATLATRAEDEGYRVLVVTGDRDALQLVSENVTVLYPRKGVSELTRFTPEAVVDRYGLTPAQYPDFAALRGDPSDNLPGIPGVGEKTAAKWIAEYGSLQALVDNVDTVRGKVGDALRAHLASVVRNRELTDLIRDVPLAHTPDTLRLRPWDRDQIHRLFDQLEFRVLRDRLFETLAAVEPEVEQGFDVRGGALEPGTVGQWLAEHAADGRRSGLAVIGTHLPYGGDATAVAIAAADGEGGFVDTATVTPEDEAALGSWLADAAKPKALHEAKAAIHDLAGRGWALNGVTSDTALAAYLVRPGQRSFTLDDLSLRYLRRELRAESSEQQQLSLLDDTDRVDAQAVQTAILRARAVADLADVLDAELARIDSTALLGEMELPVQAVLAGMEAAGIAVDLERLSELQSRFADQVRDAAEAAYAVIGKQINLGSPKQLQVVLFDELGMPKTKRTKTGYTTDADALQSLFDKTGHPFLEHLLAHRDATRLKVTVDGLLNAVAADGRIHTTFNQTIAATGRLSSTDPNLQNIPIRTEAGRQIRDAFVVGDGYAELMTADYSQIEMRIMAHLSHDEGLIEAFNTGEDLHSFVASRAFGVPIEEVTPELRRRVKAMSYGLAYGLSAYGLAQQLKISTEEAKVQMEAYFARFGGVRDYLQAVVEQARKDGYTSTVLGRRRYLPELDSSNRQVREAAERAALNAPIQGSAADIIKVAMIDVDTALKQAGLASRMLLQVHDELLFEVAAGERDELEALVRAKMGGAYPLDVPLEVSVGFGRSWDAAAH; the protein is encoded by the coding sequence ATGTCGGCTACCGGCGTCTCGGACGCGGACGGGCCGACAGCCAGCACCGGCAAGCCGACATTGATGCTGCTGGACGGCAATTCGCTGGCATTCCGGGCGTTTTACGCGCTGCCCGCGGAGAACTTCAAAACCGCTGGCGGTCTGACCACTAATGCGGTGTATGGGTTCACCGCGATGCTCATCAACCTGCTGCGTGACGAATCGCCGACCCATGTGGCGGCGGCGTTCGACGTATCGCGGCAAACCTTTCGCTCGGACCGCTATCCCGCGTACAAGGCCAACCGGATATCGGCCCCCGACGAGTTCGCCGGGCAGATCGATATCACCAAGGACGTTCTGGCCGCACTCGGGATCACGGTGCTCGCCGAGCCGGGCTTCGAGGCCGACGACATCATCGCGACGCTGGCCACCCGGGCCGAGGACGAGGGTTATCGGGTCCTGGTCGTCACCGGCGACCGCGACGCGCTGCAGCTGGTCAGCGAGAACGTGACGGTGCTCTATCCGCGCAAGGGTGTGAGCGAGCTGACCCGGTTCACCCCGGAGGCCGTCGTCGACAGATACGGGCTCACCCCGGCGCAGTATCCCGACTTCGCCGCGCTGCGCGGCGACCCCAGCGACAATCTGCCGGGTATCCCGGGAGTCGGCGAGAAGACCGCGGCCAAGTGGATCGCCGAATACGGCTCGCTGCAGGCGCTGGTCGACAACGTCGACACGGTGCGCGGCAAGGTCGGCGACGCCCTGCGTGCGCATCTGGCCAGCGTGGTGCGCAATCGGGAGCTCACCGACCTGATCCGCGATGTGCCGCTGGCGCACACACCCGACACCCTGCGGCTGCGGCCGTGGGACCGTGACCAGATCCATCGGCTCTTCGACCAGTTGGAGTTCCGGGTGCTGCGGGACCGGCTGTTCGAGACGCTGGCCGCGGTGGAACCCGAAGTCGAGCAAGGGTTCGACGTGCGCGGCGGAGCACTCGAACCCGGCACCGTCGGACAATGGCTGGCCGAACATGCTGCTGACGGGCGGCGATCCGGGTTGGCGGTGATCGGCACCCACTTGCCCTACGGGGGGGACGCCACCGCGGTGGCGATCGCCGCCGCCGACGGTGAGGGCGGTTTCGTTGACACCGCCACGGTGACCCCTGAGGACGAGGCGGCGCTGGGCTCCTGGCTGGCCGACGCCGCCAAACCCAAGGCATTGCATGAGGCGAAGGCGGCCATCCATGATCTCGCCGGGCGCGGGTGGGCACTGAACGGCGTCACCTCCGACACCGCGCTGGCGGCGTATCTGGTTCGCCCTGGGCAACGCAGCTTCACCCTCGACGACCTGTCGCTGCGCTATTTGCGTCGCGAGCTTCGTGCTGAAAGCTCTGAGCAACAACAGCTTTCGCTACTCGACGACACCGACCGCGTGGATGCCCAGGCGGTGCAAACCGCGATCTTGCGGGCCCGCGCGGTTGCGGATCTGGCCGACGTCCTCGACGCCGAGCTGGCCCGCATCGATTCCACGGCGTTGCTGGGGGAGATGGAGCTTCCGGTCCAAGCGGTACTGGCGGGCATGGAAGCCGCGGGCATCGCCGTCGACCTGGAGCGGCTGAGCGAGCTGCAAAGCCGGTTCGCTGATCAGGTCCGTGACGCTGCCGAGGCCGCCTACGCGGTGATCGGCAAGCAGATCAACCTCGGTTCACCCAAACAGCTGCAGGTCGTGCTGTTCGACGAACTGGGCATGCCGAAGACCAAGCGGACCAAGACCGGATACACCACCGACGCCGATGCCCTGCAGTCGCTGTTCGACAAGACCGGGCACCCATTCCTGGAGCATCTGCTTGCACATCGCGATGCCACCAGGCTCAAAGTCACCGTCGACGGGCTGCTGAATGCGGTGGCTGCCGACGGGCGCATCCACACCACCTTCAACCAGACCATCGCCGCGACCGGGAGGCTCTCCTCGACCGATCCCAACCTGCAGAACATCCCGATCCGCACCGAGGCGGGCCGGCAGATCCGCGATGCGTTCGTCGTCGGCGACGGGTACGCCGAGCTGATGACCGCCGACTACAGCCAGATCGAGATGCGGATCATGGCGCATCTGTCCCACGATGAGGGGCTGATCGAGGCGTTCAACACCGGCGAGGATCTGCACTCGTTCGTCGCGTCGCGAGCTTTCGGCGTGCCGATCGAGGAGGTGACGCCCGAGCTGCGCCGGCGGGTCAAGGCCATGTCCTACGGGCTGGCTTACGGGCTGAGCGCCTACGGGCTGGCCCAGCAGCTGAAGATCTCCACGGAGGAAGCAAAGGTCCAGATGGAGGCCTATTTCGCACGCTTCGGCGGGGTGCGCGACTACCTGCAGGCGGTGGTCGAACAGGCCCGCAAGGACGGCTACACCTCCACCGTGCTGGGCCGGCGACGCTACCTGCCCGAGCTGGACAGCAGCAACCGCCAGGTGCGGGAGGCGGCCGAGCGGGCCGCGCTCAACGCCCCGATCCAGGGCAGCGCGGCCGACATCATCAAGGTCGCCATGATCGACGTCGACACAGCCCTCAAACAAGCGGGGCTCGCCTCCCGCATGCTGCTGCAAGTCCACGACGAACTGCTGTTCGAAGTCGCTGCCGGGGAGCGGGATGAACTCGAAGCCCTGGTGCGTGCGAAAATGGGGGGTGCCTACCCGCTCGACGTGCCGCTGGAAGTGTCCGTGGGTTTCGGCCGCAGCTGGGACGCAGCCGCGCATTAG
- the rpsA gene encoding 30S ribosomal protein S1, whose protein sequence is MPSPAVTSPQVAVNDIGSSEDFLAAIDKTIKYFNDGDIVEGTIVKVDRDEVLLDIGYKTEGVIPSRELSIKHDVDPHEVVKVGDRVEALVLTKEDKDGRLILSKKRAQYERAWGTIEALKEKDEAVKGTVIEVVKGGLILDIGLRGFLPASLVEMRRVRDLQPYIGRELEAKIIELDKNRNNVVLSRRAWLEQTQSEVRSEFLNQLQKGAIRKGVVSSIVNFGAFVDLGGVDGLVHVSELSWKHIDHPSEVVQVGDEVTVEVLDVDMDRERVSLSLKATQEDPWRHFARTHAIGQIVPGKVTKLVPFGAFVRVEEGIEGLVHISELSERHIEVADQVVGVGDDVMVKVIDIDLDRRRISLSLKQANEDYTEEFDPAKYGMADSYDEHGNYIFPEGFDPETNEWLEGYEKQRAEWEARYAEAERRHKMHTAQMQKFAAAEAAAPADTGQRPAEDSPSEDNTGGALASDAQLAALREKLAGSA, encoded by the coding sequence ATGCCGAGTCCCGCCGTCACCTCGCCCCAAGTAGCCGTCAACGACATCGGCTCGAGCGAGGATTTTCTCGCCGCCATCGACAAAACCATCAAGTACTTCAACGATGGCGACATCGTGGAAGGGACCATCGTCAAGGTTGACCGGGATGAGGTGCTGCTCGACATCGGTTACAAGACCGAAGGGGTCATCCCTTCTCGTGAATTGTCCATCAAACACGACGTCGACCCCCACGAGGTGGTCAAGGTCGGCGACAGAGTCGAGGCTCTGGTACTGACCAAGGAGGACAAGGACGGTCGCCTGATCCTGTCCAAGAAGCGCGCGCAGTACGAGCGTGCCTGGGGCACCATCGAAGCCCTCAAAGAAAAGGACGAAGCGGTCAAGGGCACCGTGATTGAAGTCGTCAAAGGCGGCCTGATCCTCGACATCGGGCTGCGCGGGTTTTTACCGGCCTCGCTGGTGGAGATGCGCCGGGTGCGCGACCTGCAGCCCTACATCGGCCGCGAACTGGAAGCCAAGATCATCGAGCTGGACAAAAACCGCAATAACGTCGTGCTGAGCCGCCGCGCGTGGCTGGAGCAAACCCAGTCGGAGGTACGCAGCGAATTCCTCAACCAGCTGCAAAAAGGCGCCATCCGCAAGGGTGTGGTGTCATCGATCGTCAACTTCGGTGCGTTTGTCGATCTGGGCGGTGTGGACGGTCTGGTGCATGTCTCTGAGCTGTCCTGGAAGCACATCGACCATCCCTCCGAGGTGGTGCAGGTCGGCGATGAGGTCACCGTCGAGGTGCTCGACGTGGACATGGACCGTGAGCGAGTGTCGTTGTCACTGAAGGCCACCCAAGAAGACCCGTGGCGGCATTTCGCCCGCACCCACGCGATCGGCCAGATCGTGCCGGGCAAGGTCACCAAGCTGGTGCCGTTCGGCGCGTTCGTCCGTGTCGAAGAGGGTATCGAGGGCCTGGTGCACATCTCCGAATTGTCCGAGCGCCACATCGAGGTGGCCGACCAGGTGGTCGGCGTCGGCGACGACGTGATGGTCAAGGTCATCGACATCGACCTGGATCGGCGCCGGATTTCGCTGTCGCTCAAGCAGGCCAACGAGGACTACACCGAGGAGTTCGACCCGGCGAAGTACGGGATGGCCGACAGCTACGACGAACACGGCAACTACATCTTCCCGGAGGGTTTCGACCCCGAGACCAACGAATGGCTCGAGGGATACGAAAAGCAGCGTGCCGAGTGGGAAGCCCGCTACGCCGAGGCCGAACGGCGGCACAAGATGCACACCGCACAGATGCAGAAGTTCGCTGCCGCCGAAGCCGCCGCGCCCGCCGACACCGGTCAGCGGCCGGCCGAAGATTCCCCGTCCGAGGACAATACGGGTGGCGCGCTGGCGAGCGACGCCCAACTGGCGGCCCTGCGGGAGAAGCTCGCAGGCAGCGCGTAA
- a CDS encoding DUF402 domain-containing protein produces MRDVDEYLLRPWGLYVARPTPGRAEFHYLQSWLLPSLGLRATVFHFNPGYEQDHDYYLDVGEYTPGPGLWRSEDHYLDLRVRTGRGVDLSDVAELLEAVRHGLLTPEVAEQALRRAVDAVDGLSRHHYDLQDWTAANGMELTWRDAQHPGTP; encoded by the coding sequence GTGCGGGATGTCGACGAGTACCTCCTGCGTCCATGGGGACTGTATGTGGCCAGGCCTACGCCCGGCCGCGCCGAGTTCCACTACCTCCAATCGTGGCTGTTGCCGTCATTGGGCCTGCGCGCTACCGTGTTCCACTTCAACCCCGGTTATGAGCAGGACCACGACTATTACCTCGACGTTGGCGAATACACCCCTGGTCCGGGTCTCTGGCGTTCCGAGGACCACTACCTGGACCTGAGGGTCCGCACCGGCAGAGGCGTTGACCTCTCCGACGTCGCCGAGTTGCTGGAAGCCGTACGCCACGGCCTGCTCACCCCGGAAGTCGCCGAGCAGGCGCTGCGGCGCGCCGTCGACGCAGTCGACGGCCTGTCCCGGCATCACTACGACCTGCAGGACTGGACGGCCGCCAACGGCATGGAGCTCACATGGCGCGACGCACAGCACCCGGGCACGCCGTGA